In the Pongo abelii isolate AG06213 chromosome 9, NHGRI_mPonAbe1-v2.0_pri, whole genome shotgun sequence genome, AGGCTATTTTTTAAACCGCGGTATTATCCTAATTTAAAAGAAGATcggtttttaataattttttattttcataggatGAAGTTAGAGAAAATATTCAGCTGTACACACAAAGTCTGGTTTTTCCTGCTCAACTTCCCCCTGGAAGGTgtactttttgttgtttaatgTGTAGCTTGTTTGTGCCCTGTTGATATAAATGTTTCCTGGGTTTGCTCTTCGACAATAAATGGAGAAGGAAGGTCACCCAACTCCATTGGGCCACTCCCCTCCTTCCCCTATTGAAGCTCCTCAAAAGGCTACAGTAGTATCTTGATACAACAGATTCTCTTCTTTCCCGCCTCTCTCCTTTCCGGCGCAACTTCCAGAGTGGTGGGAGATGGCAATCTTTACATTTCCCTCATCTTTCTTACTTCAGAGTTAGCAAACAACAAGTTGAATGGCAACTTGACATTTTTCCATCACCATCTGCCTCATAGGccactctttcctttcctctgcccACCAAGTCCTCATATCTGCAGAGAACCCATTGATCACCTTGTGCCCTCTTTTGGGGCAGCCCGTTGAAACTGAAGCACAGTCTGACCACTCACGATAAAGCAGatttttctctgcctctgccacaAGGTTTCAGAGTAGTGTAGTCCAAGTAGAGGGTGGGGCACCCTTTTCTCGCCGCAAGAAGCCCATTCCTATGGAAGTCTAGCAAAGCAATACGACTCAGCCCAGCACTCTCTGCCCCAGGACTCATGGCTCTGCTGTGCCTTCCATCCTGGGCTCCCTTCTCTCCCGTGACCTTAAGAACTTTGTCTGGTGGCTTTGCTGGAACATTGTCACTGTTTTCACTGTCATGCAGGGAGCCCAGCACTGTGGCCAGGATGGCAGAGACTTCCTTGTCATCATGGAGAAGTGCCAGCAGGGGACTGGGGAAAGCACTCTACCCAGACCtcacctcccttcctccttttgcCCATGAACAAGATGCAGTGGCCCTAGGGGTTCCACTAGTGTCTGCTTTCCTTTATTATTGCACTGTGTGAGGTTTTTTTGTAAATCCTTgtattcctattttttttaaagaaaaaaaaaaacttaagctGCATTTGTTACTGAAATGATTAATGCACTGATGGGTCCTGAATTCACCTTGAGAAAGACCCAAAGGccagtcagggggtggggggaactCAGCTAAATGGACCTAGTTACTGCCCTGCTAGGCCATGCTGTACTGTGAGCCCCCTCCTCACTCTCTACCAACCCTAAACCCTGAGGACAGGGGAGGAACCCACAGCTTCCTTCTCCTGCCAGCTGCAGATGGTTTGCCTTGCCTTTCCACCCCCTAATTGTCAACCACAAAAATGAGAAATTCCTCTTCTAGCTCAGCCTTGAGTCCATTGCCAAATTTTCAGCACACCTGCCAGCAACTTGGGGGGATAAGCGAAGGTTTCCCTACAAGAGGGAAAGAAGGCAAAAACGGCACAGCTATCTCCAAACACATCTGAGTTCATTTCAAAAGTGACCAAGGGAATCTCCGCACAAAAGTGCAGATTGAGGAATTGTGGTGGGTCATTCCCAAGAATCCCCCAAGGGGCATCCCAAATCCCTAAGGAGTAACAGCTGCAAACCTGGTCAGTTCTCAGTGAGAGCCAGCTCACTTATAGCTTTGCTGCTAGAACCTGTTGTGGCTGCATTTCCTGGTGGCCAGTGACAACTGTGTAACCAGAATAGCTGCATGGCGCTGACCCTTTGGCCGGAACTTGGTCTCTTGGCTCCCTCCTTGGCCACCCACCACCTCTCGCACAGCCCCTCTGTTTTTACACCAATAACAAGAATTAAGGGGGAAGCCCTGGCAGCTATACGTTTTCAACCAGACTCCTTTGCCGGGACCCAGCCCGCCACCCTGCTCGCCTCCATCAAACCCCCGGCCAATGCAGTGAGCACCATGTAGCtcccttgatttaaaaaaaaaaaaaaaaggaaaaaaaaatacaacacacacaaaaataaaaaaaaatctaatgaatgTATCTTTCTAAAGGACTGACGTTCaatcaaatatctgaaaatacTAAAGGTCAAAACCTTGTCAGATGTTAACTTTTAAGTTcggtttgggattttttttttttttttaatagaaatcaagttgtttttgtttttaaggaaaagCGGGTCATTGCAAAGGGCTGGGTgtaattttatgtttcatttccttcattttaaagcAATACAAGGTTATTGAGCAGATGGTTTTGTGCCGAATCATGAATACTAGTCAAGTCACACACTCTGGAAACTtgcaactttttgtttgttttggttttcaaataaatataaatatgatatatataggaACTAATATAGTAATGCACCATGTAACAAAGCCTAGTTCAGTCCATGGCTTTTAATTCTCTTAACACTATAGATAAGGATCGTGTTACAGTTGCTAGTAGCGGCAGGAAGATGTCAGGCTCGCTTTCCTCTGATTCCCGAAATGGGGGGATCCTCTAACCACAAAGGGATGGTAGAACAGTCCATTCCTCGGATCAGAGAAAAATGCAGACATGGTGTCACCTGGATTTTTTTCTGCCCATGAATGTTGCCAGTCAGTACCTGTCCTCCTTGTTTCTCTATTTTTGGTTATGAATGTTGGGGTTACCACCTGCATTTAGGGGAAAATTGTGTTCTGTGCTTTCCTGGTATCTTGTTCCGAGGTACTCTAGTTCTGTCTTTCAACCAAGAAAATAGAATTGTGGTGTTTCTTTTATTGAACTTTTAACAGTCTCTTTAGTAAATACAGGTAGTTGAATAATTGTTTCAAGAGCTCAACAGATGACAAGCTTCTTTTCTAGAAATAAGACATTTTTTGACAACTTTATCATGTATAacagatctgtttttttttccttgtgttctTCCAAGCTTCTggttagagaaaaagagaaaaaaaaaaaaaaaggaaaatgtgtctAAAGTCCATCAGTGTTAACTCCCTGTGACAGGGATGAAGGAAAATACTTTAAtagttcaaaaaataataatgctgaaAGCTCTCTACGAAAGACTGAATGTAAAAGTAAAAAGTGTACATAGTTGTAAAAAAAAGGagtttttaaacatgtttattttctatgcacttttttttatttaagtgatAGTTTAATTAATAAACATGTCAAGTTTATTGCTGCACATGGTTAAGCTTCCTTTTGGCTTTGGTTGGAGAGGGTGGAGAAAAGCGGGAGGGGCATGGCCTGTGACCTGGTCACAAAGTACCTTCCGCAGTCCTTTAAGGTGGCATCACTACGTTATTCCCTGTAGCCCACCTTCAGGTCCGCTCCACACTGGCTCTCTCGactgtattttcttcctttattcatcAGTGATGTATGTTCAGGATCTAATTAATTGTGGATATGAGGCAGGGTCAAGAGGACAAAGGAACAGGGCCTTTACCTTCTACATAGCTCCCCTGTTTCATCCAAGGAGGTTAAGTATTGATTTTTATCAATTTTCTCCTCAACTGTGAATACAATAAACTGAAAGCATTTCAGGGAGAAGCTGGAGAGCACCTTCTCTTAGCTGCACTCCACCTTAAGGCTGAAGCTGGATTTGTTTACTGTTTCTCCTGGGGGCAGGGGCAGTTGAGAAATAACCAAATAGTCTGCCAAGCCAGGGTCAACCCTCCAGGCCACAGGTTGAGCAAATGCTACAGCCATGGACAGGGAGACACTCCTCATGAAGGGGTGGTCCTCATCCTTTCAGATCAACTTCCTGCTGGAGGCTCCACCCTCACCAcgtccctccctcttctctcatCTGGAGTCACCTTTCGGGATTTTGGAGTTGAGCACCATGGGGACTCCAAATGATCAGGCAGTGCTGCAGGCCATCTTCAACCCTGACACCCCATTTGGAGACATTGTTGGATCGGACCTCGGAGAGGAAGCAGAAAAGGAAGAACGAGAAGCAGGTGGGCATTTGATCTGGAGTGTAGTTCTGCACATAGGCTGGCCTGCTGGCCTCCCGAGGTAGCAGAGAGGGAGGTGGTTTTATAAGGCCTCTTGTTCCATGATTATGATTGAGACTGGAATCAGAGAGGTTGGCTGCTCCTTAGTGCACTGATGGGGGTTTGGTTTGGTAAGAGACATCCTGCCAAGAGGAGTAAGCTGGGGTTTGTCTCTCAATCCATCAGCTCTCATGCCTCTGAACTTACCACTTAATTGACTGTATGATCCAAGCTTAACTGCCAGGTGATGTTAAACTCTCACATTTTTGTCATAACAGAGAATACCACCACCAGAACAGAAGACTGAAATAAGGCAGGGCATGGTTGCTCAGTTGAGTGGTTCCAATATAGCAAGCACAACCAGTATTTGTTAAACACTGTCACAAGCCAAGCTCCAAACGAACGCTTCCGCAGTGAGTGCGTTCACTGGCTTTTCCATTAGTCCCTAATGAAGGAGTTTTTGATCCTTTGTTTCTAGAGGAGTAAAGCCTACACCTTACTAACTCAGGCCGAAACGCTGATGGATACGTCAGAAGTGATGTTCATGATCTGGGAATGTCATGGTGGCCTTTGCACAAGAGGCAGTGTAGTAGAGTAAAATGCAGACGGGCCAGaatgacctgggttcaaatccaagcTCTGCAATGTATGGCCTGCTGAGGCCATACACAAAGAACTTGAGCAAGTTCTTTAACAGATTGAGGAGTTTGGGCTTCATTCTCTTGGCAATGGGGAACCAACCAAGGCCCCTTCCCAGGTCTCTTGAACTCAGGCAATGCTAGCTCCCAGCCTTAGTGACCTCATCTCCCCCTACCCCAAACACTGCAGCTGACCCCTGCTGTGACCCATACCCAGTCAGCTCTGGCTCAGATCTCAGAATTCCAAAGCCTGAGGTGGCTTTTTCTTCTTGTTACCAACTGCACACCTGGCTCCTCCTGGCTCCTTCCCTGGCCCAGATGAAGTTTTCCCTCAAGCACAGCTGGAACAGTCCAAGGCCCTGGAGCTGCAGGGGGTGATGGCAGCAGAGGTTGGGGACCTCAGCACAGCCCTGGAGAGGTTTGGCCAAGCCATCTGCCTGCTGCCTGAGAGGGCTTCAGCGTACAACAACCGTGCCCAGGCCCGGCGACTCCAGGGAGACGTGGCAGGTAAGGGGAGATGCCCTGTATCCTCTGCAAAAGGGCCCACGGGAGGGCACAGACCAGATCTGAAGTGGCTGTGGGGCTGGGGTGGCCTTGCTAAACCCCTGTGGAACCTGTCTTCTTACCTATAAGGTAGGCGTGGTATCAGGGGCCCTGCTAATATCATGGGGCTAATGTGAAATTCAGAAGAGACTGCATTCCATTGATTAAGGAATAGTTAATCAGAGCCTACTATGTGGCAGCAGGCTGGTGCTGAGGACGCTGAGATAAAAGGTGTATGGATCGCCAGCATTTATATAGCAGtcactatgtaccaggcattaaTCACTTTACACATAAACTAGTAAatcaatcctcacaacaaccctaaaaAGTATGTACTATTGTTATCCCcagtttatagatgaagaaactgaagcatggAGAGGCTAAGTAATTTGCCCACTATCATACAGTCAggcagcagcagagctgggatgtCAACCAGGTGGGAGGGCTCGAGTGTGTGCTCTTAATCCCCACATGACACTGCTCCTCGAAAAGCTCCCAGTCCAGGAGGCAGAACAGACATAATTCTGAGACCAGCAAAACAAGTTTGAGAGGGGTCAGCGTGGGACCTGTTCCTGAAGGGTGagttttgaaggatgagtaggagttagtTGGTAAGTGGAGAAGGTAGTCTGTAGAGGTCCAAAACGCCTGCTGCATTCAGGTTATTCTAATTAAGTGAAGACAATGGGGCCATGCTGGGGACCAAAGATGAGGCTAATGTGAAGGTATAAACCACGGAAACCTAGTACTACTTGACAgttagtgagaggtgacagcgtgctggcagccctcacagccttAGGAGCAATGGTGACACAGGTGCTCCCAGAACCAGCAATGCCAGACTAGGGAGTTTTGAGTCCACTCCAGGAACAATGGGAACCTCCCAGGAGCCCCTTATCCAGGCTTATCTGCCCCAGATCACTGGAGACAGCCTGCAGACCAAAACCCCAGAGAGATGCAGTGGTGATTCCAACCGGAGATTCCTCCAGACCAGCTCCTCTGAGGGAAACCAAGGGGTACTGCAATCTGAGCGCTTCTCCGGAGGCTCAGGCTCTTTAGGAGACTAGAGAACATGAGTGAATCGAAGCAGAGCCCGAAAGAAGCCAGCCTCGTGGACTTTAAGAAGGTGGCTGGCTGCCTGAAGTTCTGAGTTCAGAGTTCTGAGGCCCAACCCAAGTATTttatgagaataataaaaataaaaacggtGCAGGCCAGCTCTGGCTCCGGGACCAAGGAAATTAGATACATGGCGATAACCAAAGAATGATGAAAGGCAATCAGTCTCGGATACAGGGGAGAGAGAAGGTGTTctaaagaaagcaatggaaaagagaaaagggcCCTCAAAAGGAAAACAATGAGAAACTGTCTTGATTGTACTTGTAAGAAATGATTGTgcagttaatattatttttttgaacCCTGACATTCAgtcacctggcacatagtggatGCTTAATAACAGGTGTGGAATAAATTGGCTGCTACTTGCCCGGGCAGTGGGCCAGACTCATAAACATAGTGACCATTCAGAATCCTGCAACGTTCATGTTTTCGTGTATTAGCGGTGGAAAATAATAGGAAGAAGGCGAGACCTGGACTTCAGTCCCAGCTCTACCACTAAGTGGCTTGGCTGTAGAGCCCCGGGCAAATCCTCTTAACTCTTCCACAGTCTTCATCTGTGTAATGGGAATAACGATCCGTACCTCTAGCAGGTGCGAGGCGGGTTGTAAACGGCCACGCCCGGGAGCCGCAAGGACCACGGTGATCCACGCGGCCGCAGGTGGGCTGGGGATCGGGCAAGGCTGCCCCGGCCTCCGCTGACCCCCGCCCCGCCCGTCTCGTCGGTCCCGCAGGCGCCCTGGAGGATCTGGAACGCGCGGTGGAGCTGAGCGGCGGCCGGGGCCGCGCCGCCCGCCAGAGCTTTGTGCAGCGCGGACTCCTGGCGCGGCTGCAGGGCCGAGACGACGACGCCCGCAGGGACTTCGAGAGGGCGGCACGGCTGGGCAGCCCCTTCGCGCGGCGCCAGCTGGTGCTGCTCAACCCCTACGCCGCGCTGTGCAACCGCATGCTGGCCGACATGATGGGGCAGCTGCGCCGCCCCCGCGACAGCCGCTGAGCGCCGCGGACCCGGGACGGGGCCCTGAACCAATAAAGCCGTCGGGCCTCACCGACTCTGCCTGCTCCTGCGTCCTGCCCGCGCCCGGAGAGAAGGGCACTCGGGGGTACTCTGCGCGGGGGGACTCTCGGCGCGGGCTAGGGACCAGCCAGTGGGTGGTGAGCCGCGGCAGCCCACCTGCCGGGTAAGGGCCCGTGGGGCCCGTGGTCGGGCATCGATTGGCCCCGCCTGGCGCAGTCCCCGCCCCTGCAGCGGACTGCGGTGCTCATCAGACCTGAGCAGTTGCTCCGGCGGCGCTCGGGGAGGGAGCCAGGTGAGCCGCACTGGTGGCAGGGGAAGGGGGCGGGATGCTCGGCGACCCCACCCTCCGACCCTCTCCTCTTCCGCCGACATCCACCCGAGCCACCAACATCAGGAAAGGGGGCGTAGGGCGAGGGATGGGAGAGGGAACAGGGCAGGAGAGAGGATGGGATTAGGAGAAAGACGATCCCTTTGGGGGAGGGGCGCGTGgagtatgagtgtgtgtgagtgtgcgtgtgtgcaaGGTGTGGTTGCACGGATGCTCGTTGCTTCTGCGTATCTGCGGGTGTGTGCCTGTTTGTACTGTAGCCTGGAGTCAGTGCTCGGTTCTGCGCCTGCAGGATGCCCATGTGTCTGCTGGGTGGTTCTGTGCCTTTGGGCTTTGCCGTTCGTGTCCGTGCCTTCGCCACTGGGGGCTGGTCTACATTTGCGTTTCCGTACATGGTCCTTTTTGTTTCTGGAGAGTAAATTCCTGGAGCAATTGCTAAGCCTGCCTGCTGTCACCTGGCTGACAGGGAGGCCCGCCCCCTTCTCTCAGCAGCCTGGGGCCCAGGCCCGGGCCACCATGGCGCTGCCTTCGGGCCCAGCCGCCCTCCGGCACACACTGCTGCTCCTGCCAGCCCTTCTGAGCTCAGGTACACCCCTGTTCAGTCGTTGACCAAGTCCTTCTGGGGTCCAAAGTCCCCTCTCTCCCCTGTCTGCACTTCTGTTTGGGTACCCACTCCAGGCCCCAAGCCCTGGAGTCCCTGTTCCCTTCACCCACCTACCCTAGGTCCAACCAGCCAGTCCCTGGTAAGAGGACTCAGGCGCCCTTTCCCTTGGTCTGCTGCTCCTCTCACTGGGCCAATTCCGGTCACAGCACAGTACCAGCCCTGCCTGAGCCCTTCCCAGAGCCCCCCTGCTGTGTTCCAGGTTGTGGGGAGTTGGAGCCACAAATAGATGGTCAGACCTGGGCTGAGCGGGCACTTCGGGAGAATGAACGCCACGCCTTCACCTGCCGGGTGGCAGGGGGGCCTGGCACCCCCAGATTGGCCTGGTATCTGGATGGACAGCTGCAGGAGGCCAACACCTCAAGACTGCTGAGCGTGGGAGGGGAGGCCTTCTCTGGAGGCACCAGCACCTTCACAGTCACAGCCCATCGGGCTCAGCATGAGCTCAACTGCTCCCTGCAGGACCCCAGCAGTGGCCGATCAGCCAACGCCTCTGTCATCCTCAATGTGCAATGTGAGTGGCCCTGAGGTGGGCAGGGAGAGAGGTTCTCTGCCCAGGGACCCCCAGCACCCACCAGGCAGGTGGTCCGCAGGACATTTAGCAGACACTGCAGCACTTTGCAAATATGAACTCATTTTATCCTCTGAGTAATCCCATGAGGTCATTACTATTGTTGtcaccattttacaaataagaaaactgaggcagaaagaggTAAGCAATCTGCCCAGGGCGATGATCCCACTGGTAagaagcagagccaggattcacaTCTGGGCATTTGGCTCTAGTATTTACACTCATAATCACTGTGAAATGCTGCCTCTCTGGCAGACCAGCCATCCTGTTCCTCAGCATCCCCTCTGAGGAGAGGCCCAGGTCCCTGGCTCCCATCTGGGTTTGGGAAGAAAGGGCTAGAAGTATGAGGGGCTGTGGTGAGAGCATATTGGCCTCTGCTTTGCACCAGTCAAGCCAGAGATTGCCCAAGTCGGTGCCAAGTACCAGGAAGCTCAGGGCCCAGGCCTCCTGGTTGTCCTGTTTGCCCTGGTGCGTGCCAACCCGCCTGCCAATGTCACCTGGATCGACCAGGATGGGCCAGTGACTGTCAACACCTCTGACTTCCTGGTGCTGGATGCGCAGAACTACCCCTGGCTCACCAACCATACGGTGCAGCTGCAGCTCCGCAGCCTGGCACACAATCTCTCGGTGGTGGCCACCAATGACGTGGGTGTCACCAGTGCCTCGCTTCCAGCCCCAGGTGAGCATGGCCAGCAAGTGGCCCAGCAAAGCCTCAGATGGGCTCAGGGGTCCTGTCCCCATACAGAAATGGGAATACTTGTTGCCCTGTGGTTGGGTCTTGTGGATGAACTGTCCCCAGCCACCCTGGGCAAGGAGGGCAGAGTAGTACCTATGGCATGTTGGGGCTGGGGCACTACCCACTTGGGACCTGACACAGAGGACATCCTCCAGGGCTTCTGGCTACCCGGGTGGAAGTGCCACTGCTGGGCATTGTTGTGGCTGCTGGgcttgccctgggcaccctcGTGGGGTTCAGCACCTTGGTGGCCTGCCTGGTctgcagaaaagagaagaaaaccaaaGGTAGGCCAGGGACACTGGGGGCAGTGTGGATGAGGTCAGGCTGAGCAGCAGCCAGGACAGCAAGTGCAGCTGGGCAGAACCAGTCATCTCTGACGGTGGCAGAGCACTTCCAGGGGGTGGCCATGGGTAGGGTGCCATGCATCCCAGGTAGCAGGGTCAAGCACTGGGAACCCAGTCTCTGGCcccagggccaggcctgggcATTTGAGAGACCCCTTGCCTGAGGGTCCTGGGTCTGAAAGGGTAGGAGGAGAGCCCAGCGTGGGAGGGCACATTGAGAATTAGGGACATGGTTTCTTTTTCCGCAGGCCCCTCCCGGCGCCCATCTCTGATATCAAGGTAACTCTTCCTTGGGCTAGGTGGACAAGCCTAACTGAAATGCAGGATGGGGACAGGAGGGAGCCTGGGGTTTCTGGTAGAGGCAGCCGTGAGTGCCTGTGCCAGGACGCATATCCATCCCGAACTTTGTCCTCCCTGTAGTGACTCCAACAACCTAAAACTCAACAACGTGCGCCTGCCACGGGAGAACATGTCCCTACCGTCCAACCTTCAGCTCAATGACCTCACTCCAGATTCCAGAGGTATATCTAGGGCCCCGCTCTTTGCCCCTGCTTAATCTCCAGAAGTGCTTCTGAGAAAAAAGAACTTGGTGCTTGGGAGGAGTGAGGCCCCATCAGGCACACTCCTCGTCCTGAACACTGCCCTCTGTCAACCAGCAGTGAAACCAGCAGACCGGCAGATGGCTCAGAACAACAGCCGGCCAGAGCTTCTGGACCCAGAGCCCGGCGGCCTCCTCACCAGCCGAGGTACTGGGGAAGGGGCCTGCCaccctcctcctctgccccccAGCCCTGTGCTTATGCCAGAGGCCTCCAagtgcccaggaggcagagagggcTCTCCCAAATTCCAAGTAACAAGCGTTACTGAGTCCCCGCGGGCTTCTTTGATCCCACAGGTTTCATCCGCCTCCCAATGCTGGGCTATATCTATCGAGTGTCCAGCGTGAGCAGTGATGAGATCTGGCTCTGAGCTGAGGGCGAGACAGGAGTATTCTCTTGGCCTCTGGACACCCTCCCATTCCTCCAAGGCATCCTCTGCCTAGCTACATCACCAACGCGAAGAAGTTATGCCACTGCCAGTTTTGCTTGCCCTCCTGGCTGGGGTGCCCTCTATGTCATGCACATGATGCATTTCACTGGGCTGTAACCCGCAGGGGCACAGGTATCTTTGGCAAGGCTACCAGTTGGACCTAAGCCCCTCATGCTGACTCAGGGTGGGCCCTGCATGCGATGACTAGGCCCTTCCAGAGGGAGCTCTTTGGCCAGGGGTGTTCAGATGTCATCCAGCATCCAAGTGTGGCATGGCCTGCTGTATGCCCCACCCCAGTACTCCACAGCACCTTGTACAGTAGGCATGGGGGCGTGCCTGTGTGGGGGACAGGGAGGGCCCTGCATGGATTTTCCTCCTTCCTATGCTATGTAGCCTTGTTCCCTCAGGTAAAATTTAGGACCCTGCTAGCTGTGTAGAACCAAATTGCCCTTTGCACAGGAACCAACCCCTGACCCAGGGGTACTGGCCAAGCACAAACTAGTCCTTTTTGCTACACACCTCTCTGCCCTTCACTTCTTCTCTTCTGTCCCCACCTCCTCTTGGGAATTCTAGGTTACATGTTGGACCTTCTCTACTACTTCACTGGGCACTAGACTTTTCTATTGGCCTGTGCCATCACCCAGTATTAGCACAAGtcagggaggaagaggcaggcgATGAGTGTAGTAGCACCCAGGACGGCTTGTAGCTATGCATCATTTTCCTACGGTGTTAGCACTTTAAGCACATCCCCTAGGGGAGGGGGTGAGTGAGGGGCCCAGAGCCCTCTTTGTGGCCTCCCCAAGTTTGGCCTTCTGTGATTCACTGTGAGTGTCCTGAGCTCTCGGGGTTGATGGTTTTCCTCTCAGCATGTCTCCTCCACCACGGGACCCCAGCCCTGACCAACCCATGGTTGCTTCATGAGCAGGAAGGTGCCCTTCCCGGAGGATGGTCACCACAGGCACATAATTCAACAGTGTGGAAGCTTTAGGGGGACATGGAGAAAGGAGGAGACCACATACCCCAAAACAACCTAAGAACGCTTTAAAAAGCAACATGTAAATGATTGGAAATTAATATAGTACAGAATATATTTTTCCCTTGTTGAGATCTTTTGTAATGTTTTTCATGTTACTGCCTAGGACAGTGCTGAGCACACAGTAAGTTTAATAAACTTGACTGAGTTAATTTACATATCTCTGCTTCATTTCTTCTattaatatgtttttgtttttgttttattttgtttcgtttgagatggagtctcactctgtcacccaggctgcagtgcagtggcgtgatctcggctcactgcaacctctgcctcccagattcaaacgattcccctgcctcagcctcccaagtagctgggactatagaccccttacaccacgcccatctaatttttatatttttagtggagatggggtttcaccatgttggccagactggtctcgaactcctgacctcaagtgatctgcccacctcagcctcccaaagtgctgggagtacaggtatgagccaccacacccagccttcttctaatatgctttcttttttctttttttgagacagagttttgctcatgttgcctaggctggagtgcagtggtgcgatctcggctcaccacaacctccacctcctgggttcaagtgattctcctgcctaagccttccaagtagctgggattacaggcatgcgccaccatgcccagctaattttgtatttttagtagagatggggtttctccgtgttggtcaggctggacttgaactcccgacctcaggtgatccacccgcctcagcctcccaaagtgctgggattacaggcataagccacactgcgcccggcctaatatgttttttaaatgaagttttccAGTCTCACAGTGGAAAAAATATAGCAAGCACCTGTATACCCACCACTCAACTCTGACATTACCAAATGtgcttcagaaaaataaataatatttctttaattatacTGTTCCCAATGGCCAGATTGGCATTTTCTATTTCAGGGGCTCTTGGCTATAACTAGCATCTGATTGTCACTTGGTCCTCACTCAGCCGCTTCTTCCCATCTCAGGACTGGGCTAAAGAATGCTGAGCCCCTTTGTCCTGCCCTTGGGAACAGAAGGCTCAGACTgggatgtgattttttttggtaCAAAGTTACGAGGTTCATtgaaattttgttacatatatatgtatgtgtgtatacagagCGCGCGAGagagcacgtgtgtgtgtgtcttgctctattactcaggctggagtgcagtggtgcaatcatagctcactgcagccttgaactcctgtgttcaagggatcctcccacctcagcctcatgagtagttggaactgcaggtgtgtgccattgtgctcagctaattaaaaacatttggagggggcaggcatggtggctcacgcctgtaatcctagcactttgggaggccgaggcaggtggattgcctgagttcagaagttcgagaccagcctgggcaacatggtgaaaccccatctctactaaaataaaaaaaattagccgagcatggtggcatgcgcctgtggtcccagctactcgggagactgaggcagaattgctggaacccaggaggcagagattgcggtgagccgagatcacgccaatgcactccagcctgggtgacagagcaagtctccatccaaaaaaaaaaaatttgtagagacagggtctgactctattgcccaggctggtgtgacaTGTGTATAATGTGTAGTAATCAGGTTAGGATATTCAAGGTGTCCATTACCCAAGTACAATACAGTTTTGT is a window encoding:
- the TMEM25 gene encoding transmembrane protein 25 isoform X20, producing the protein MALPSGPAALRHTLLLLPALLSSGCGELEPQIDGQTWAERALRENERHAFTCRVAGGPGTPRLAWYLDGQLQEANTSRLLSVGGEAFSGGTSTFTVTAHRAQHELNCSLQDPSSGRSANASVILNVQFKPEIAQVGAKYQEAQGPGLLVVLFALVRANPPANVTWIDQDGPVTVNTSDFLVLDAQNYPWLTNHTVQLQLRSLAHNLSVVATNDVGVTSASLPAPGPSRRPSLISSDSNNLKLNNVRLPRENMSLPSNLQLNDLTPDSRVKPADRQMAQNNSRPELLDPEPGGLLTSRGFIRLPMLGYIYRVSSVSSDEIWL